One part of the Funiculus sociatus GB2-C1 genome encodes these proteins:
- a CDS encoding DUF751 family protein produces MFDGFWDNISRYPRYLVTIILGVFFYAFAWLQPLMKNPISAIATISLFVAGLTFVALTLRAMLGLAPV; encoded by the coding sequence ATGTTTGATGGCTTTTGGGATAACATCTCTCGCTACCCTCGCTACTTGGTAACAATCATCCTGGGGGTGTTCTTTTACGCCTTTGCGTGGTTGCAGCCACTGATGAAAAACCCGATAAGCGCGATCGCCACGATCAGCTTATTTGTAGCAGGCTTAACTTTTGTTGCCCTCACCCTACGGGCGATGCTGGGGTTGGCCCCAGTTTAG
- a CDS encoding DNA adenine methylase — protein MLVQPNTENKNITKPFLKWAGGKSKLLEQYKYYLPKHFENYYEPFLGGGAVFFYINQIFHKKAVLTDINNNLIETYLCVRDNVEHLIELLSEHQKKHNKAYYYEMRSLSYNTDLERAARLIYLNKTCFNGLYRENSKGKFNVPIGRYVNPPICQADLLRSVSIALQSAVIDVRPFEDILKYANSDDLVYFDPPYHPLSDTSYFTAYSRYSFNEDNQIKLRNIFAQLAAQGVKVMLSNSDCTFIRELYSDDKIFQANNLPTIHTISASRAINSNPKKRGKISEILVTSY, from the coding sequence ATGCTAGTACAACCAAACACAGAAAATAAAAATATTACCAAACCTTTTTTAAAATGGGCGGGAGGAAAAAGCAAATTACTAGAACAGTATAAATATTATTTACCTAAACATTTTGAAAATTACTACGAGCCATTCTTAGGGGGAGGGGCTGTATTTTTTTATATTAATCAAATTTTTCATAAAAAAGCTGTATTAACCGATATAAATAACAACTTAATTGAAACCTATCTGTGCGTCAGAGATAACGTCGAGCATTTAATTGAGTTGTTGTCAGAGCATCAGAAAAAGCATAATAAAGCGTATTATTATGAGATGCGATCGCTGTCTTATAACACAGACTTAGAAAGGGCAGCTCGTTTAATTTATTTAAACAAAACCTGCTTTAATGGACTTTATCGGGAAAACTCCAAAGGTAAATTTAATGTACCCATAGGCAGATATGTCAATCCTCCGATTTGCCAGGCAGATTTACTGCGTTCAGTATCAATTGCACTTCAGTCTGCTGTAATTGATGTTAGACCTTTTGAAGATATCCTGAAGTACGCAAATTCAGATGACTTGGTATATTTCGATCCGCCCTATCATCCTCTAAGCGATACCAGTTACTTCACAGCCTATAGTCGCTATTCCTTTAATGAAGACAATCAGATAAAACTCAGGAATATATTTGCACAACTTGCAGCGCAGGGTGTCAAAGTTATGCTCTCTAACTCTGACTGTACCTTCATTCGAGAACTCTATAGTGACGATAAAATTTTTCAAGCAAATAATCTTCCTACTATTCACACTATATCAGCATCAAGAGCAATTAATTCCAATCCCAAAAAGCGGGGTAAAATTTCCGAAATTTTAGTAACTTCATATTAA
- a CDS encoding glycoside hydrolase family 3 protein: MFVVRASGYLFDHQIQYPEWEPPRAKLQHWIQDLGVGGVILLGGSAGELALRSQQLQSFAKIPLLIAADIEEGVGQRFSGAIWFPPPMAIGAISRKDVARALHYAQEMGAITASESLAIGINWVLSPVVDVNNNPLNPVINVRAFGETPEEVSQLASAFIRGAQRFPVLTTAKHFPGHGDTAVDSHLDLPVLPHSPARLAEIELPPFASAIASGVDAVMSAHLLIPAWDIERPATLSYPILTSLLRQELGFEGLIVTDALVMGAIANRYGASEAPVLAVEAGADILLMPVDPAGAIQAVCDAVTEGRISEERIRASVERIWKAKRKVQGSKADLGDSPIPNPQSPIPNPLQLASPHALNTSANISRDSLLVHGQVPLPRSTGNLRNLIVVDDVLNCKFLGKLAPAVALPKSLGYQLQLVDHHTPTVALSEAIAPISTTQTLLQLFIRGNPFRGSAGLTPVAEDLFKRLLKNAELQALVIYGSPYILEQFLPHLPLEIPCVFSYGQMSEAQAIALEVLFPPQ; the protein is encoded by the coding sequence ATGTTTGTAGTCAGAGCATCGGGCTACCTGTTCGATCACCAAATTCAGTACCCAGAATGGGAACCACCCAGAGCAAAGCTGCAACACTGGATACAGGATTTGGGCGTTGGCGGTGTAATTTTGTTGGGAGGCAGTGCGGGAGAATTGGCACTGCGATCGCAACAACTGCAAAGTTTTGCCAAAATCCCTCTGCTGATTGCCGCTGATATTGAAGAAGGCGTTGGGCAGCGGTTTTCTGGGGCAATTTGGTTTCCCCCGCCGATGGCAATTGGGGCAATTTCCCGGAAAGATGTCGCCAGAGCCTTGCACTACGCCCAGGAAATGGGCGCTATCACCGCCTCGGAATCACTAGCTATTGGGATCAACTGGGTGCTATCGCCCGTCGTAGATGTCAACAACAATCCCCTAAATCCAGTCATTAACGTGCGGGCTTTTGGGGAAACCCCAGAGGAAGTAAGCCAGCTGGCATCTGCTTTTATTCGGGGCGCACAACGTTTTCCGGTGTTGACGACTGCCAAGCATTTTCCCGGACATGGCGACACGGCAGTTGATTCTCATCTAGATTTGCCCGTCTTGCCACACTCACCAGCACGACTAGCGGAAATTGAACTGCCACCGTTTGCCTCGGCGATCGCATCCGGTGTTGACGCTGTGATGAGCGCTCATCTGCTCATCCCCGCCTGGGATATCGAACGCCCCGCCACTTTGTCTTATCCTATTTTGACTTCTCTGCTACGGCAAGAGTTAGGATTTGAAGGTTTAATTGTCACCGATGCCTTGGTAATGGGAGCGATCGCTAACCGTTATGGAGCTTCGGAAGCCCCCGTCTTAGCTGTAGAAGCCGGGGCGGATATTTTGCTAATGCCAGTAGATCCGGCTGGTGCCATCCAAGCAGTTTGTGACGCTGTGACAGAGGGGCGCATTTCCGAGGAGCGAATTCGCGCCTCTGTCGAACGTATCTGGAAAGCTAAGCGCAAGGTGCAGGGAAGTAAGGCAGACTTAGGAGATTCCCCAATCCCCAATCCTCAATCCCCAATCCCCAACCCCCTACAACTCGCCTCACCTCACGCACTAAACACCTCTGCAAACATTTCGCGAGATTCCCTGCTAGTTCATGGCCAGGTTCCTCTGCCTAGAAGCACAGGCAACTTACGCAATTTAATAGTGGTGGATGACGTACTCAATTGTAAGTTTTTGGGTAAACTTGCCCCGGCTGTCGCATTACCAAAAAGCTTAGGCTATCAATTGCAACTGGTTGACCACCATACCCCGACTGTGGCATTGTCAGAAGCGATCGCTCCCATCTCGACAACACAAACATTGCTTCAACTTTTTATCCGTGGCAATCCTTTTCGAGGCAGTGCTGGCTTAACACCCGTTGCCGAAGATTTGTTTAAAAGATTATTAAAAAATGCCGAGCTACAAGCCTTGGTAATTTATGGTAGCCCGTACATCTTAGAGCAGTTTCTTCCGCATCTGCCTTTAGAGATACCTTGCGTGTTTTCTTATGGACAAATGTCAGAAGCTCAGGCGATCGCTCTGGAAGTTTTGTTCCCTCCCCAATAA
- a CDS encoding DUF4327 family protein: MSVDTMLTGASVYSIDVIQDEARQLVEKGVVTRQQPIYVLCQYIPAREWVCVECELERCNILLRDRIGDLMGQEEWDND; encoded by the coding sequence ATGAGCGTTGACACAATGCTAACTGGTGCGTCTGTATATTCCATCGATGTTATTCAAGATGAAGCACGTCAATTAGTGGAGAAGGGAGTTGTGACTCGTCAGCAACCGATCTACGTCCTTTGTCAGTACATTCCCGCTCGTGAGTGGGTTTGTGTTGAGTGTGAACTAGAAAGGTGCAATATCTTACTCCGCGATCGCATCGGCGATCTGATGGGTCAAGAAGAATGGGATAACGACTGA
- the rbfA gene encoding 30S ribosome-binding factor RbfA — protein sequence MATSRRVSRVSALIKREISQLLLQEIKDDRVGAGMVSVTDVDVSGDLQHAKIFVSIYGTDEAKEETMAGLTAATGFVRRELGQRLGLRRTPEIMFLEDESLERGDRLLSLINQLSSERKPESGEMEDIIEAKD from the coding sequence ATGGCTACGAGTCGTCGCGTTTCTCGCGTTTCAGCACTAATTAAACGCGAAATCAGCCAATTGCTGCTCCAAGAAATCAAAGATGACCGTGTAGGCGCTGGAATGGTCAGCGTTACAGATGTCGATGTTTCCGGCGACCTGCAACACGCTAAAATCTTTGTCAGCATCTATGGCACCGATGAAGCAAAAGAAGAGACAATGGCTGGTTTAACGGCAGCAACCGGATTTGTGCGCCGGGAATTAGGTCAACGACTGGGGCTGCGTCGGACACCAGAAATAATGTTTCTGGAAGATGAATCTTTGGAACGGGGCGATCGCCTTCTGAGTTTGATAAATCAGCTTAGTAGTGAGCGTAAGCCAGAAAGTGGGGAAATGGAAGACATCATTGAGGCCAAAGATTGA
- a CDS encoding PD-(D/E)XK nuclease superfamily protein, whose protein sequence is MTQGGRANRSGKVLERTVEATLREHGYFQVANNLPNKQRRDYILNGCLLPKRYARQVYIGNGIYGTDIYVDFYIIGLAAFPSGLIIECKWQQSGGSVDEKLPYVNLNIQTCYPVPSVVVIDGGGMKPGAVSWFHKQVHSNANLLAVHTLVSFMVWANNNF, encoded by the coding sequence ATGACTCAGGGCGGCAGAGCAAATCGGTCTGGTAAAGTTTTAGAAAGAACTGTAGAAGCAACCCTGCGAGAACATGGATATTTCCAAGTCGCTAATAATTTACCGAATAAGCAGCGACGCGACTACATCTTAAACGGTTGTCTGCTACCTAAACGCTATGCAAGACAGGTTTATATTGGCAACGGCATTTATGGAACTGACATCTATGTAGACTTTTATATTATTGGTTTAGCTGCCTTTCCTTCGGGGTTAATTATTGAGTGCAAGTGGCAACAAAGCGGGGGTTCTGTTGATGAGAAACTACCTTATGTCAACTTAAATATTCAAACTTGCTATCCAGTCCCATCTGTTGTAGTAATAGACGGTGGCGGTATGAAGCCGGGAGCAGTTAGTTGGTTTCACAAACAAGTTCACTCAAATGCAAATTTATTGGCAGTACATACATTAGTAAGTTTTATGGTCTGGGCTAACAACAACTTTTAA